In Dyadobacter subterraneus, a single genomic region encodes these proteins:
- a CDS encoding O-antigen ligase family protein has translation MKTLRDIRLQIKRGSLLGFLQTPLGAITIMLIAVALGVVTIKGGIVTGLLLLVLMIGIPVVYGMVAYPLFGISCIISTAFLLFFILRLGVDFPMGTILDGMQALLILGFFIKQKNNPDWSMFKGPVATMIFIWIGYNLLEVINPWAESRLAWVYTVRTIAVITLMYFVFVYQINTIKAVRFVLTLWLALACIAMLHAYKQEYIGIAPAELAGMESDPLSVSLLYIDGHWRKYAIFSDPVEFSYNMVITAVLCIALISGPLLRWKKIVLVCFTVLMLNAMLFSGTRGAYVLVPATLILFAVLHFSRQIMIFSGIAAFIIAVMIYMPTGNASLVRFQSAFRPSEDASYNVRKQNQKRIQPYIISHPMGGGLGATGMWGVRFAPYSFLANFPPDSGYMRVAVETGWIGLFIFCWLMFIVLKSGIEKFYQIRNPELRMYCLAMTLVLFALNIGNFPQEALVQYPNNLLFYLAIAIIQISYNLDKKAQRAEIISS, from the coding sequence TTGAAAACTCTCCGGGATATACGTTTACAAATTAAAAGAGGATCGCTGTTAGGTTTTCTCCAGACACCGTTAGGTGCAATAACGATAATGCTGATTGCGGTAGCGTTGGGTGTCGTCACAATTAAGGGGGGAATCGTTACAGGACTTTTGCTTTTAGTGTTAATGATAGGAATTCCGGTAGTTTATGGAATGGTTGCTTATCCATTATTTGGAATTTCCTGTATCATCAGTACGGCCTTTTTGCTTTTCTTCATACTGAGATTAGGCGTAGATTTTCCCATGGGGACGATTCTGGATGGTATGCAGGCGCTACTTATTCTGGGATTTTTTATAAAGCAAAAAAATAATCCGGATTGGTCGATGTTTAAAGGACCTGTGGCCACGATGATTTTCATCTGGATAGGGTACAACTTGCTGGAGGTTATTAATCCGTGGGCAGAGTCGAGATTAGCATGGGTTTATACAGTCAGAACCATAGCGGTTATCACGCTTATGTACTTTGTTTTTGTATACCAGATAAACACGATAAAAGCTGTCCGTTTTGTTCTTACCCTTTGGCTGGCGCTGGCTTGCATAGCCATGCTTCATGCTTACAAGCAGGAATATATTGGCATTGCTCCCGCAGAGCTGGCGGGAATGGAAAGTGACCCACTTTCTGTCAGTTTGCTTTACATTGACGGGCATTGGCGTAAGTACGCTATTTTTTCCGATCCTGTTGAGTTTTCCTACAATATGGTCATTACAGCAGTTTTATGTATTGCCCTTATATCCGGACCGTTATTAAGATGGAAGAAAATTGTACTGGTTTGCTTTACTGTACTGATGCTGAATGCAATGCTTTTTTCCGGGACCAGAGGAGCTTATGTTTTAGTGCCTGCAACTTTAATTCTTTTTGCGGTGCTGCATTTTAGCAGGCAAATCATGATTTTTTCTGGTATTGCAGCATTTATTATTGCAGTAATGATCTACATGCCAACAGGGAATGCATCATTGGTAAGGTTTCAAAGTGCATTCAGGCCATCGGAAGATGCATCTTATAATGTGCGAAAGCAAAATCAAAAGCGGATTCAGCCTTATATCATTTCACATCCCATGGGAGGTGGGCTTGGTGCTACGGGTATGTGGGGTGTAAGATTTGCTCCCTATTCATTTTTGGCAAATTTTCCTCCGGATAGCGGGTATATGCGTGTTGCGGTAGAAACAGGATGGATCGGCCTGTTTATTTTCTGCTGGCTAATGTTTATTGTACTAAAATCAGGAATTGAAAAGTTTTATCAAATTCGAAATCCGGAGCTGCGAATGTATTGTCTGGCTATGACGCTCGTGCTTTTTGCCCTCAATATTGGTAATTTCCCGCAGGAAGCGCTCGTTCAGTATCCCAATAATCTTTTGTTTTATCTGGCGATAGCTATTATCCAGATATCATACAATTTGGATAAAAAAGCACAGCGTGCTGAAATCATTTCTTCGTAA
- a CDS encoding glycosyltransferase: MIILKFIWISIQVFIGFQLVFPLLLAIIKEIRGRDKHIVFTNILPDYAVIITAYEQTDQLPEVVDSVLAMGYDNYLIYVVADNCDISNLNFSSEKVVLLRPDQVLAGNVRSHFHAIKNFKRNHTHLTIIDSDNLVSADYLNVLNTYFQAGYQAVQGVRNAKNIDTMYARLDAARDIYYHYYDGKVLFGAGSSATLAGSGMAFTTRLYRECLENLDISGAGFDKVLQHAIVSRGHRIAFAENAIVLDEKTTGSEQLVNQRARWINTWFRYFSLGFGLLGSGITKFDWNKFLFGLVLIRPPLFIFLLLSVLFMLINLIFEPIAAVYWLMAMIIFVAGFFLSLAKSQTDQKIYQSLKGIPQFMFFQILSLLKVKRANKISVATKHNVKRV; encoded by the coding sequence ATGATCATATTAAAGTTCATATGGATATCAATACAAGTCTTTATTGGATTTCAGCTTGTGTTTCCATTATTGCTGGCTATAATCAAAGAGATCAGAGGCAGGGATAAGCACATTGTATTTACTAATATTTTACCTGATTATGCCGTAATTATCACAGCCTATGAACAGACTGATCAACTTCCGGAAGTGGTGGACTCCGTGTTGGCCATGGGTTATGACAATTATTTAATTTATGTCGTGGCCGACAATTGTGATATTTCCAATCTTAATTTTTCATCTGAGAAAGTAGTACTTCTTAGACCGGATCAGGTTCTGGCGGGGAACGTACGATCACATTTCCATGCGATAAAAAATTTTAAAAGAAACCATACACACCTGACAATTATTGACAGTGATAATTTGGTTTCTGCGGATTATCTTAATGTTTTGAACACGTATTTTCAGGCAGGCTACCAAGCCGTTCAGGGTGTAAGAAATGCGAAGAATATAGATACGATGTATGCCCGGCTGGACGCAGCAAGAGATATTTACTATCATTACTATGACGGGAAAGTCTTATTTGGTGCAGGATCTTCTGCAACATTGGCTGGCTCAGGAATGGCGTTCACAACCAGATTATACAGAGAATGCCTGGAAAATCTGGATATTTCCGGAGCAGGTTTTGATAAAGTTTTACAACATGCCATCGTAAGTAGAGGACATCGTATTGCATTTGCTGAAAACGCAATTGTATTAGACGAAAAAACAACTGGTTCGGAACAATTAGTCAACCAGCGCGCAAGATGGATCAATACCTGGTTTCGCTATTTTTCATTGGGATTTGGACTTTTGGGCAGCGGCATTACAAAATTCGACTGGAACAAATTTCTTTTCGGTTTGGTACTAATCAGGCCGCCGCTTTTTATTTTCCTGTTATTATCTGTACTGTTTATGCTGATAAATCTGATTTTTGAGCCAATTGCAGCTGTTTATTGGCTCATGGCAATGATCATTTTTGTGGCGGGTTTTTTTCTTTCTTTGGCAAAGAGCCAAACGGACCAGAAAATTTATCAGTCGTTAAAAGGTATTCCCCAGTTTATGTTCTTTCAGATTTTGTCTTTGTTAAAGGTAAAAAGAGCTAACAAGATCTCGGTTGCCACCAAGCATAATGTTAAAAGGGTTTAA